The following nucleotide sequence is from Sander vitreus isolate 19-12246 chromosome 11, sanVit1, whole genome shotgun sequence.
GGCCTGTGGCAATTTCATAACGAGTTCaaacattttccttttattttgattatttccCACAATTGCTAGAACGTTTATTTTGTTAAGGATTTATAATTTTAGAGACTGTGTGAGTGAGTAATGAAACCTTACCTTGGGTTTCTTTTTCTTGCCAGCTTTTTTCTAGAAGAGATAAAATACATCACAATGATTGATAGTTGAAGCACCAGAACAGGCGAAAATGTGACCTTTAAAAGTTTTCAGTTACTTACTTTTGCTTTTGATGGTTCAAGTATCTCGTAAGTATCAGTATCATTTTTTCTCTCAAGCTCCTGTAGAGGAAATATGAAATTATAAACAAAAACTGACAGCCGAGCATCAGAGTCAAACATCATTTGGGCATCAAGTGATGTGAGAGTTCTCCTTACCTGGTAAATGCCTCCATCTTCCTGTTTAgtcagtgagaaaaaaacaaaaagtgaaatgCATATATTCAAGCAGATACACATGTAGTCACATAAATAGACAGTTTATATCAATCCATaaacagtgaagaaatagaAAACATGGAGACTTACAGCCACTCTAGCCACAGATGGGATGTAAAGCTGCACAGAGAagaagacaacaacaacaaacatgttATAAATGAATACATCAAATATCAGGTATGCAACTTCATGAATATTTTAATTCTTTAAATCATTGATTAATCATGATAAATTGCCATCACACGTGACAAGAGTCCAAACTATGTCTTCAAATTAGAACTGATTAATCGTTTAAGTCATTTGTtgagcaaaaatgtcaaatattctCATGGTTTAGCTTCttcaatgtgaggatttgttttctctctctctttttacatcattatacattacattaattgaCTGTTGGTTGggcaaacaagcaatttgaagatgtcatctTGTGCTCTTAGAAATTGTTCTCATGGGAACTATTTACTACTACTTgacactgtatatataattgATTGAATAATCCAAACAATAATCTtcagattaattgataactagaaaatgcatttcctgcagaaaatgcgtgtgAATGCTTAATAGCTAAATTgttaaagctaaactggattaataGCTTAAATCtgtaagaagaagttgaagtagtgagaatagttggaaaagtgggaattgTTTTAATTGGTATGAATTTCATTGACAAATTGAATAATACCACTAATGTAAAAAAGATGTGGAATAATTaaagtttattttgaaaagcttatgctaaagctaaactggattgctggttAAATGTGtgagaagaaggtgaagttgtAAGAAATGTGCAAAAGTGATAACTGTTTTAATTAATATATCTTTATAAGTTGAATAATAGCCATGTTGTATGAAAGTTGTAGGTGTTACAACAGTGGCACAGCAGTGGCAAGTGAACAACATATTACTGTCTGTAGTTGCAATTTGACTGTTTGACTGATGTTTGTAACCAGCTAACGACCTATCACCTGTGTCAGACCATTAAGGGACACTAAGAGCGACCTGTGAAAGAAAGGCTCAGACAGCCGAAACTATAGGTGGCATAAGTGAAAAGACCTCATCATCAGCGCCGCAAGTCCTTTGGGAACGTAttgatataaaatgtatgtggaaaaatttaaaaatgtgggcatatcagcgattCAAAAAAGTGGTTTGCTGTGCCATTGTATGGAAATGTCAAGGATGTTTAACAtgggcagcgaatggaggaagatttGGAACTGTTGTAATTTGGAAGCTCACAGAGCAAAATGTATAAGTCATATTGCTTAAATGAGCACATTGGCTGAAAGTAGACAAGCATACCTACGTTTTGGTGTATATATGTTGTATGACAAGGAAAAATTGTGGGCGGGAGAGCAAGTTATAGAGCAGGGATAGCAAGATCATTTTTTTAAGGCTCCGTGCTCTAGCGAATGACATCACCCACTGTAAGTCACGCAATACACACCCATTATAAACTTCCTGAAAGGAacactaaacttaaacttaaTTTTCATAAAAAACTGTTAAAGATATCAAACTGCTGAGATAGAGCCTAAGTTGAGCCTGAAGTTTTAgtgaatggtttaaagtttgattggtgtctgtaggtgaaagtatgaCGTAGCAGTAGCATTTTGAAGTAGGAGTAGAATTTGAAGCctgctctcattgactttaattgTACTcattgactatttttttttaacttaatatttaaaaaaatataaatagcaGAACAAATGTTGAAGAAGTgcttaaagagctgaacattttgatattttaatgtgttttgtagCTGAACGTATGCATCAATTAGAGAAAGTTGAAGAATAAACAATCTGATTATGAATAATGAATGCTGCtaaatcagcattcacacaatgtAAATAGTTGTTAGCAcatatttaaatgtgaaaagCCTTAACCAGACATTTCCGGGTAGTTTTACATGTATATGACTTAAATGAATAATCAGTTATTAAAACTGTCATAGCTTTCTTTCCAGTCAGAaaaacaattaatcaactaattctGGTGAGCCTGAAGCCTGTGATCACCTTTTCTCTGAAGAAGAGCACTGTGGCAAAGATGCAGTAAAGAATCAGGATCCCATCCAAATAGTAGCAGATGACTGGCTCAGTGAAAAAAGTCCCTGTAGAGCAAACACAGGAGATAAATATTATCAAtattatacttaagtacatttctGTACGGTTTCGTTCTATTTTGTGAGGctttttctacatacatttcagagaaaaacaatctttttaatCCATCACTTTATCTGATGGATGTAGGTACCAATAACTTTAGCTTGTAGATCCAGATTTTAAAAGATTATATAAGATAAGACTATATCTATTCTCAGCATTCACAATAATGCAGCACAAAAAGCAGCCTGCGTGGGAACACAAaaataactattgcaattaaaTAAATGGCATTGTAACAAAAGCTTTATACATTTCATGCAATAACTTATATAACTATAATGTATCCAAGAATTGTTCAAATATTTGTgtgaatatatatgaatatgtacaCAGATAATAACTCCTTCCTtgtaggcctttttcacagccaaATAAAATAGGATTAATTGTTCACTGTACAAATCTTCTTATTGAGTCATTTAGATCCATAATTGaatcaatttattttctttcttttttaaatgacaaaatctGGAAGTGATTTTTCATAATTCCAGTGCGGCAACCTGACTTAAAATTGCTTATATCAAGCAACAGACACTCCATTCTAGGATCTTTTAAATAAGttgatttaataaataatacaaatggaTACAGTAATAGTGTCTAAATAATATTCTTACTTTACAGAAATGtatatgaataaaaaatgtgtatgcTTAAAAAGAAATAGATATGAATAATATAAATGGATTGTATAGAATAATAAGAGAATAATGATACAGAAATATTATTAAACACAAGAGAAATGTAACTGATGTCGGTTAACAAGCATGTATCGTCACTCAgtgaacaaaaatgaaaaaccaaTATTACCAATATTAATGAAAATATATAAGTGCAAAAACGGTGTTCAAAGATGCAACTGATGTAGAAACAAGTGGCTTTAGTTTATGTCacctatatatacataaaatatatgaaaataccTTGGAATTCAGTATTTTAATGGAGCATTTCTTATTTGgtatttgtatgtaaaatgattTTACATGCAGTACATTTTATCCAGTATTTTTATGAAGCATTTGTTACGATATTATTACTCTAAGTAAAATTATTTAAGTGCTTCTCTTCTGACTTAGGAAAAAATAGAACATAGcgcctcctgtgtgtgtgtgtgtgtgtgtgtgtgtgtgtgtgtgtgtgtgtgtgtgtgtgtgtgtgtgtgtacatgacaTACAAGACATCCATTTAGCATGGAAAAAAGTAACATAGTGAGACACATAAGAAAATTGAGTAAGACCCCCTGAAAACAGGAAATACGAATACATATCTGCATTTCAGTAGATAAAGTGTCTTCCTGTCAGTTCGATCGACTGCTCTGAGGTTTTGGTGAGGCTTGTTTATCTCGCTATGCGGTTGGAACAGAAGCCATGTTGTGAGAACATCACCAGCAGTGGTGATTCATTGAAGCTATGACTTCCACATCAAATCTTGATCATCTGAAGTTGCATCAGGATGTAACATTTCTTCAGTCTTAGATTATTTTTATGCTTTAAAAGGTTAAATTGTGTAAACACAATTTCTGTGCAGGTGGGTTAAGTTTAGCAATCTGATTTATCAAACTGTCAccttcaagtttttttttgtttttttttattttgtagcgTATGTCAACTGTTGGGAATATAGTTATATCGTTATAACGTGTTgggaataaaatgaataatatgGAATAGTTCTGcatttttggaaaaacatttatAGGCTTTCTTAttagatcaataccactctacCACcggcacctctaaagctcacttattaaCTTTtaactcttcttcttttttacctttggacagagccaagtTAGCCGTTtccctttgttgttgtttacagtctgtgtgttaagctaagctaactagctgctgGTTGTGGCTTCATATTCAGTGGACAGACATCAGAAtcaatttcattcatttcaatcaatttattgccaagtaagtaacacaagtacaaggaatttgccttggttgttggtgcaacattaatatgaaataaacaaacaataaatacagaaacaaatatgtactgtatatcacgTCACATTAAGAGAAAAGGGCTGTATGGAAAAGACATGAGAGTTGTGTGACATTTTGGGTAGTGCACTTATGTTACCTTTACAGagagattgataccactctcatgccCATAAATATGAAGATTCAACccacagccagttagcttagaaCAAAATGTAATATTCTAGATTTCTTGTGCTTTATATCGTACACATATccccaaaataacattttgtggGTTCGAACAATTGGTGGCATGGCTTGCGTTTagaaggaatagtttgacattttgggaaatacactttctACTTACAGACAGTTAGATAGGAAGATTCAAATATAGGTATTATTTTACAAGTAATCTATAAGTCAATAAGTTATCCAGTCAGTGTGAAATAAGATGATCTTTCCACTCTTAGAGTTACTTAAAGATGAAACAAAAGGAGGAAACGGTGTGTTAAGCGGTTGAGTATGTTGTTTAGACCTACAATGAATATGTGCTGTAT
It contains:
- the LOC144525388 gene encoding uncharacterized protein LOC144525388, which gives rise to MYTLRTGVFVLFVLLVPVSSKGTFFTEPVICYYLDGILILYCIFATVLFFREKLYIPSVARVAEDGGIYQELERKNDTDTYEILEPSKAKKKAGKKKKPKSTKAEEKDKDPSESLVPNGSDPPPPSPH